A window from Pseudomonas frederiksbergensis encodes these proteins:
- a CDS encoding serine/threonine-protein kinase, with product MIPTANILIPGYDIGDEIGEGAMASVYLATQRSLERKVALKVMAAALAADPSFCERFLREGKTLARLSHPHTVTIHDIGNVGELYYMAMEYLPNGTLKERIAGGLTPEQGLIYIRQIASALGYAHGLGLVHRDVKPANILFRADGTAVLSDFGIAKSLDDRTQFTQAGFAVGTPSYMSPEQARGQDIDGRADLYALGVVLYEILVGKLPYTGNDALSTALAHLTEPLPELPEHHGRYQDVLRKLLAKDPAERFADAAALLQALDTLPKASVEAEATLIQPLAIPLSLKSTGDDLAGLTPVSIDIPSGPAQPQPRSNPVAPTVKPTPSSTVSAQRKGPVFALAAVAVAVALALGGAGYWWLSGDGEADAKVPVVSAPPASAPPTVAPPVKPPVAAEVDGGQRPLLMAGKKTLFQRVLSKPGAKLASEAGAAPGKALPAFSVLYVYQRKEVDGSPWLRVGAATDGRSDGWLPAAQVSDWKQSLVLKFTERSGRAPVMFLRQPGDVEKLLADPSAAKNLLLKTQQNHEDNQRVLALEPAASAVPQNQFYLLPIFDSRESFDENGQPVQLLNVASIDPGNAPKAAANNTPITTANADAFRTAVVLVVDTTVSMQPYIDQVRDVVHELQTRIAERGELGSVSFGLVGFRSSTQKTPGLEYVAKTLITLEQGRDPQRFMDLARQVKASTVSSHSFNEDAFAGVMEAVEGMDWSGYGGRLILLVTDAGALRKNDPYAATQMNEAEVRQAALGKQIKIYALHLLSDAGKKTHGGAQSQYRTLTADANPQIGDLYIPVPGADVRKFGQRVDEIGSVFADLVHQVRSDKPQAVPLLSAAPSLSDKSAAVGYAMHMDFLGRKAASQAPQLVSAWTADRDLTNPALPAFQVCVMLTKLQLNDLQQSLKLIVDAARKTQSSPKNFFQEIASASAYMSRDPSALRKGGNLANGGVLGEYLEGLPYRSKSLSMTQDLWLSLSVAEQEDFIDELDSKIRLYETFHNDLANWVRFGDAEPGDALYRVPLSTLP from the coding sequence ATGATCCCCACCGCGAACATTCTGATCCCCGGCTACGACATCGGCGACGAGATCGGCGAAGGCGCCATGGCCAGCGTTTACCTGGCGACCCAGCGCTCGCTGGAGCGCAAGGTGGCGCTGAAGGTCATGGCTGCCGCACTGGCGGCCGACCCGAGCTTCTGCGAGCGCTTCCTGCGTGAAGGCAAAACCCTGGCGCGCCTGTCTCACCCGCATACGGTCACTATCCATGACATCGGCAATGTCGGTGAGCTGTATTACATGGCCATGGAATACCTGCCCAACGGGACGCTGAAGGAGCGCATCGCTGGCGGCCTGACGCCGGAGCAGGGCCTGATCTACATCCGCCAGATCGCTTCGGCCCTGGGTTATGCCCATGGGCTGGGGCTGGTTCATCGCGACGTCAAACCGGCGAACATTCTGTTCCGTGCCGATGGCACGGCGGTGCTCTCGGACTTCGGCATCGCCAAGTCCCTGGACGACCGCACCCAATTCACCCAGGCCGGTTTCGCCGTCGGCACGCCCAGCTACATGAGCCCGGAACAGGCGCGCGGCCAGGACATTGACGGCCGGGCCGACCTGTATGCGCTGGGCGTGGTGCTCTACGAAATCCTCGTCGGCAAGCTGCCGTACACCGGCAACGACGCGCTCTCCACGGCCCTGGCGCATTTGACCGAACCGTTGCCGGAACTGCCGGAGCACCACGGTCGTTATCAGGACGTGCTGCGAAAGCTGTTGGCCAAGGACCCGGCGGAGCGGTTTGCGGACGCGGCAGCGCTGTTGCAGGCGCTGGATACTCTGCCCAAGGCATCGGTTGAAGCTGAAGCGACCTTGATCCAGCCATTGGCGATTCCGCTGTCGCTGAAATCGACCGGCGATGACCTGGCGGGATTGACGCCGGTGTCCATCGACATACCCAGCGGCCCCGCGCAGCCACAACCTCGGTCCAATCCTGTTGCGCCGACTGTGAAGCCGACGCCGTCGTCCACGGTCTCGGCGCAGCGAAAGGGGCCGGTGTTCGCACTCGCTGCCGTCGCGGTGGCCGTGGCGCTGGCCTTGGGCGGCGCGGGTTATTGGTGGCTGTCCGGTGACGGCGAAGCCGACGCCAAGGTGCCGGTGGTTTCAGCACCGCCGGCCAGTGCGCCGCCGACCGTTGCGCCCCCCGTAAAGCCCCCTGTGGCGGCGGAGGTCGATGGCGGTCAACGTCCGCTGCTGATGGCCGGCAAAAAAACCTTGTTCCAGCGGGTACTCAGCAAGCCGGGGGCGAAGCTCGCCAGCGAAGCGGGGGCCGCGCCAGGCAAGGCGTTGCCGGCGTTTTCCGTGCTTTACGTCTATCAGCGCAAAGAGGTTGATGGCAGCCCTTGGCTGCGTGTCGGCGCCGCCACCGACGGGCGCAGTGACGGCTGGTTGCCGGCCGCGCAAGTCAGCGACTGGAAGCAGAGCCTGGTGCTCAAGTTCACCGAACGCTCCGGCCGTGCGCCGGTGATGTTCCTGCGTCAGCCTGGCGATGTAGAGAAGCTGCTGGCCGATCCGTCGGCGGCGAAAAACCTGCTGCTCAAGACCCAGCAGAACCATGAGGACAATCAACGGGTGTTGGCCCTGGAACCGGCGGCCAGCGCGGTGCCGCAGAACCAGTTTTACCTGTTGCCGATCTTCGATTCGCGCGAGAGCTTCGATGAAAACGGCCAGCCGGTGCAGTTGCTGAACGTGGCGTCCATCGATCCCGGTAATGCACCGAAGGCTGCCGCCAACAACACGCCGATCACGACCGCTAACGCCGACGCGTTCCGCACCGCCGTGGTGTTGGTCGTGGACACCACCGTGTCCATGCAGCCCTACATCGATCAGGTACGCGATGTCGTGCACGAACTGCAAACCCGCATTGCCGAGCGTGGCGAGTTGGGCAGCGTCAGCTTCGGCCTGGTGGGCTTTCGCAGCAGCACCCAGAAAACCCCGGGCCTGGAATACGTCGCCAAAACCCTGATCACCCTGGAACAGGGCCGCGACCCGCAGCGCTTCATGGACCTGGCGCGGCAGGTCAAGGCGTCTACGGTGTCCAGCCATTCGTTCAACGAAGATGCGTTTGCCGGTGTGATGGAAGCGGTCGAGGGCATGGACTGGTCCGGCTATGGCGGGCGCTTGATCCTGTTGGTCACCGATGCCGGTGCCTTGCGCAAGAACGACCCCTATGCCGCAACGCAAATGAACGAAGCCGAAGTGCGCCAAGCCGCGCTGGGCAAGCAGATCAAGATCTACGCCTTGCACCTGCTCAGCGATGCCGGCAAGAAAACCCACGGTGGTGCGCAAAGCCAGTACCGCACCCTGACCGCCGACGCCAATCCGCAGATCGGCGACTTGTACATTCCGGTGCCGGGCGCTGATGTGCGCAAGTTCGGGCAGCGGGTGGACGAGATCGGTTCGGTGTTTGCCGACCTGGTGCATCAGGTGCGCAGCGACAAGCCGCAAGCCGTGCCGCTGCTGAGCGCTGCGCCGAGCCTGAGCGACAAATCGGCGGCCGTCGGCTACGCGATGCACATGGACTTCCTGGGGCGCAAAGCCGCCAGCCAGGCGCCGCAACTGGTCAGCGCCTGGACCGCCGACCGCGACCTGACCAACCCGGCACTGCCGGCGTTCCAGGTGTGCGTGATGCTGACCAAATTGCAGCTCAACGACTTGCAGCAATCGCTGAAACTGATCGTCGATGCCGCCCGCAAGACCCAGAGCTCGCCGAAGAATTTCTTCCAGGAAATCGCCAGCGCCAGCGCCTACATGAGCCGCGATCCTTCGGCTTTGCGCAAGGGCGGCAACCTGGCCAATGGCGGGGTTCTGGGTGAGTACCTGGAAGGGCTGCCCTATCGCAGCAAGTCGTTGAGCATGACCCAGGACTTGTGGCTTTCGTTGAGCGTGGCCGAGCAGGAAGACTTTATCGACGAGCTGGATTCGAAAATCCGCCTCTACGAAACCTTCCACAACGACTTGGCCAACTGGGTGCGTTTCGGCGATGCCGAACCGGGTGATGCCTTGTACCGCGTTCCGTTGTCGACGCTGCCGTGA
- a CDS encoding PP2C family protein-serine/threonine phosphatase, with protein MRPSAGKTFKSASKSHVGMVRQVNEDAYLDLPENGLWVVADGMGGHAAGDYVSSLIVDSLRRIGVGRSLDEYVAALQTDLLRVNAAVREETAHRGVIMMGSTVVVLATRDLRGVCLWAGDSRLYRLRDGLLESISRDHSYVQDLQDSGLLSEAEARVHPRANIVTRAIGVEAQLELTMVELLLMPGDSYLLCSDGLNKTVEDHEITEVLSHDEPGEIASSLVSLSLMRGAPDNITVIVVKVPS; from the coding sequence ATGCGTCCAAGCGCTGGAAAGACGTTCAAGTCTGCAAGCAAGAGCCACGTCGGTATGGTCCGCCAGGTTAATGAAGATGCTTATCTGGACTTGCCGGAAAACGGCCTGTGGGTGGTCGCCGATGGCATGGGCGGGCACGCGGCGGGCGATTACGTCAGCAGTCTGATCGTCGACAGCCTGCGCCGTATTGGCGTGGGTCGTTCGCTGGATGAATACGTCGCGGCGCTGCAAACCGACCTGCTGCGAGTCAACGCCGCCGTGCGCGAAGAAACCGCCCATCGTGGCGTGATCATGATGGGCAGCACGGTGGTGGTGCTGGCCACGCGCGACTTGCGCGGGGTATGCCTGTGGGCGGGTGACAGCCGCTTGTATCGCCTGCGTGACGGCCTGCTCGAAAGCATCTCGCGGGACCACAGTTACGTTCAGGATTTGCAGGACAGCGGCCTGCTCAGCGAAGCCGAAGCCCGGGTGCATCCACGGGCCAATATTGTCACCCGCGCCATCGGGGTCGAGGCGCAACTGGAGCTGACGATGGTCGAGCTGCTGTTGATGCCCGGCGACAGTTACCTGTTGTGCAGCGACGGCCTGAACAAGACCGTCGAAGACCATGAAATCACCGAGGTGCTGAGCCACGACGAGCCCGGGGAAATCGCCAGCAGCCTGGTGTCCCTGAGCCTGATGCGCGGCGCTCCGGACAACATCACCGTCATCGTCGTGAAGGTGCCTTCATGA
- the tagF gene encoding type VI secretion system-associated protein TagF produces the protein MNTPGFYGKLASRGDFVSRGLPQSFIGPWDSWLAAGLLASQTSLGDRWLDAYLVSPLWRFMVGPGVCGPQAAVGVVMPSIDRVGRYFPLTVAVLLDHDADPASLVGGSDIWFEQVEQLLLSTLSVEASFEAFGAALEALGSPACLPRTPSSRFAGLHRFDATDSKARMSALAEQACEGSSLWWGQGSERIAPALLRCQGLPVAADFAQFLLGQEGVA, from the coding sequence ATGAACACGCCGGGCTTCTATGGAAAGTTGGCCAGTCGCGGGGACTTTGTCAGCCGAGGCTTGCCGCAGAGTTTTATCGGCCCTTGGGATTCGTGGCTGGCGGCGGGCCTGCTCGCCAGCCAGACCAGCCTCGGTGACCGTTGGCTGGATGCCTATCTGGTCAGCCCGCTTTGGCGCTTTATGGTCGGGCCCGGTGTATGTGGGCCGCAGGCCGCCGTTGGGGTGGTGATGCCGAGCATCGATCGGGTTGGCCGGTATTTTCCGCTGACCGTCGCGGTGCTGCTGGACCACGATGCTGATCCGGCATCGCTGGTGGGCGGTTCGGATATCTGGTTTGAACAGGTTGAGCAATTGCTGTTGAGCACGTTGAGCGTGGAGGCGAGCTTCGAAGCCTTCGGCGCGGCGTTGGAAGCACTGGGTAGCCCGGCGTGCCTGCCGCGCACGCCAAGCAGCCGTTTTGCCGGCCTGCATCGCTTCGATGCCACCGATTCGAAGGCGCGAATGAGCGCACTTGCCGAACAGGCCTGCGAAGGCTCAAGCCTGTGGTGGGGCCAGGGTTCGGAGCGTATCGCCCCCGCTTTATTACGGTGTCAGGGCCTGCCTGTCGCCGCCGATTTTGCGCAATTTTTGCTCGGCCAAGAAGGTGTTGCGTAG
- the tssM gene encoding type VI secretion system membrane subunit TssM, translated as MKAFFSFIIRWVIPLLGLIALSLIIWFIGPLLEWLVPEGRRWALIILVFAVWIAYRVFRIIQARRQAAEVMRSLAAQTPPDPTSIATAEELETLRQRMDEALTLLKKAKLGGDERRNLYELPWYVIIGPPGSGKTTALVNSGLHFPLAAQLGAGAVRGVGGTRNCDWWFTDQAVLLDTAGRYTTQDSDATVDKAAWLGFLGLLKKQRPRRPIDGAFIAISLSDLLLGSDAERAAHAAAIRLRIQELYTQLGVRFPIYLMLTKLDLVPGFMEYFDTLSKEERTQVWGTTFALDDGKSNDSPLAHLQSEFAGLEQRLNDRLVERLQQERDPTRRDLIYGFPQQFGALKDCLQSFLEGVFKPNAFEERVLLRGVYFTSGTQEGSPIDRLIGSMAQSMNLDRQHLARQNGTGRSYFIEKLFSAVAFAERGLVGVNPKVERRRKWIARGVLASTVALVLVVGTLWWVSYRANQAYIAQVDQKVAPLGQAVQNLSPAQRDVLAVLPLLNAVKHLAGDAPNWAEGLGLYQGDMLEAESGSVYRKLLIAVFAPRLLTRIEEQLHGGGNSDFLYEGLKAYLMLADGEHYDADFIKAWIALDWDRSLPRDLPAEQRLALAEHLRALFERHPPTARLDPRLIDDLRRQLQQLPVAQRVYDRVKRQKLPDGIPDFRINEAAGRDAALVFSRKSGKPLGEPLSGFFTAKGYRQGFLLTSLNQTGTLAEEQWVLGRDQAEQQNVASLAADVRRLYFQDYQRQWDALLADIDFVPITSVAQAADVLRVISSPTSPLKKLLVAVAKETDLQQEERLLAAKGAPVEGGVDKLKERLGSLLGQEQARQNTAEASEDPITAHFAELNRIVSKNEGEPAAIDGLLADMNALYVQVSAMVGASGDALLGEAKNQAVAAATRVSLNAERQPPLVQGLVKSVVNSTTNSMMGGVRNQLNAAWTSEVVNIYRQSLAGRYPMSPGSARDATLDDFGQFFGVGGVMDNYFRKYLQPYVDTSTQAWRWQPGAAQKLGIAPGVLQTFQRAATIRDAFFRSGGTQPMVRFELKPVTMDATVTQFLLDLDGQQLSYDHGPSRPTSMQWPNPGSIGVVRISIMPPSANGRSGITLDGPWAWFRLLEQSDLTAGNSPDRFNLRLRVDGASASYELRANSAFNPFKSRVLSGFSLPERL; from the coding sequence GTGAAGGCGTTTTTCAGTTTTATCATCCGCTGGGTCATCCCGCTGCTGGGGCTGATCGCCCTGAGCCTGATCATCTGGTTTATCGGGCCGCTGCTCGAATGGCTGGTGCCTGAAGGTCGGCGCTGGGCGCTGATCATTCTGGTGTTCGCGGTGTGGATTGCCTACCGGGTGTTTCGCATCATCCAGGCCCGCCGTCAGGCCGCCGAAGTGATGCGCAGCCTGGCGGCGCAAACCCCGCCGGACCCGACCAGCATCGCCACGGCCGAAGAGCTTGAAACCCTGCGCCAGCGCATGGACGAAGCCTTGACGCTGTTGAAGAAAGCCAAGCTGGGCGGTGACGAGCGACGCAATCTCTACGAACTGCCGTGGTACGTGATCATCGGCCCGCCGGGTTCGGGCAAGACCACGGCGCTGGTCAACTCCGGGCTGCACTTTCCGTTGGCGGCGCAGTTGGGCGCCGGGGCGGTACGCGGCGTCGGTGGCACGCGCAATTGCGATTGGTGGTTCACCGATCAGGCCGTGCTGCTCGACACGGCCGGGCGCTACACCACCCAGGACAGCGATGCGACGGTGGATAAAGCCGCATGGCTGGGCTTTCTCGGCCTGTTGAAAAAACAGCGGCCCCGACGCCCGATTGACGGCGCGTTTATCGCCATCAGCCTTTCCGATCTGCTGCTGGGCAGCGACGCCGAGCGCGCCGCCCATGCCGCCGCGATCCGCCTGCGAATCCAGGAGCTTTACACGCAACTGGGCGTACGTTTTCCGATCTACCTGATGCTGACCAAACTCGATCTGGTGCCGGGGTTCATGGAGTATTTCGATACCCTGAGCAAGGAAGAGCGGACTCAGGTCTGGGGCACGACCTTTGCCCTGGACGACGGTAAGAGCAATGACAGCCCGCTGGCCCATCTGCAAAGCGAATTCGCCGGCCTGGAGCAGCGCCTCAACGATCGTTTGGTGGAACGTTTGCAACAGGAACGCGACCCGACGCGGCGCGATCTGATCTACGGCTTCCCGCAGCAGTTCGGCGCGTTGAAGGATTGCCTGCAAAGCTTCCTTGAGGGCGTATTCAAACCCAACGCCTTTGAAGAGCGAGTGCTGTTGCGCGGGGTGTATTTCACCAGCGGTACCCAGGAAGGCAGCCCGATTGACCGCCTGATCGGTTCCATGGCCCAGAGCATGAACCTGGACCGCCAGCACCTGGCGCGCCAGAACGGCACCGGACGCAGTTACTTCATCGAAAAACTCTTCAGCGCCGTGGCCTTCGCCGAGCGTGGGCTGGTGGGGGTCAACCCGAAAGTCGAACGTCGGCGCAAGTGGATTGCCCGGGGCGTGCTGGCGTCGACCGTGGCCCTGGTGCTGGTGGTCGGGACCTTGTGGTGGGTCAGCTACCGCGCCAACCAGGCGTATATCGCGCAAGTCGATCAGAAAGTCGCACCCCTGGGCCAGGCCGTGCAAAACCTCAGCCCGGCGCAACGGGACGTGCTTGCGGTGTTGCCGTTGCTCAACGCGGTGAAGCATCTGGCCGGCGACGCACCGAACTGGGCCGAAGGCCTGGGCCTGTATCAGGGCGACATGCTTGAAGCCGAGTCCGGCAGCGTCTATCGCAAGCTGTTGATCGCGGTCTTCGCGCCACGCTTGCTCACGCGCATCGAAGAGCAACTGCACGGCGGCGGCAACTCGGACTTCCTTTACGAAGGCTTGAAGGCCTACCTGATGCTCGCCGACGGCGAGCATTACGATGCCGACTTCATCAAGGCGTGGATCGCCCTCGACTGGGACCGCAGCCTGCCGCGCGACTTGCCGGCCGAGCAGCGTCTGGCCCTGGCAGAGCACTTGCGGGCGCTGTTCGAGCGCCATCCGCCCACCGCACGTCTGGACCCGCGCCTGATCGATGACCTGCGCCGACAGTTGCAACAACTGCCGGTGGCCCAGCGTGTCTATGACCGGGTCAAGCGGCAGAAACTGCCGGACGGCATTCCGGATTTTCGTATCAACGAAGCGGCCGGGCGCGATGCCGCGCTGGTGTTCAGCCGCAAGAGCGGCAAGCCGCTGGGCGAACCCTTGAGCGGCTTCTTCACGGCCAAGGGTTACCGCCAAGGGTTTTTGCTCACCAGCCTGAACCAGACCGGCACCTTGGCCGAGGAGCAGTGGGTGCTCGGTCGCGACCAGGCAGAACAGCAGAACGTCGCCAGCCTGGCCGCCGATGTGCGACGCCTGTATTTCCAGGATTACCAGCGTCAGTGGGACGCCTTGCTGGCGGATATCGACTTTGTGCCGATCACCAGCGTGGCCCAGGCCGCCGATGTGTTGCGGGTGATTTCCAGCCCGACCTCGCCATTGAAAAAACTGCTGGTGGCGGTGGCGAAGGAAACCGATCTGCAACAGGAAGAACGCCTGCTGGCCGCCAAGGGTGCGCCGGTGGAAGGCGGGGTCGACAAGCTCAAGGAGCGCTTGGGCAGCTTGCTCGGCCAGGAGCAGGCGAGGCAAAACACAGCTGAGGCGAGTGAAGATCCAATCACCGCGCATTTTGCCGAGCTCAACCGCATCGTCAGCAAAAACGAAGGCGAGCCGGCGGCCATCGACGGCCTGCTGGCCGACATGAACGCCCTGTACGTGCAGGTCAGCGCCATGGTCGGCGCCAGCGGCGATGCCTTGCTCGGCGAAGCCAAGAACCAGGCCGTAGCCGCTGCGACACGGGTCAGCCTCAATGCCGAACGTCAGCCGCCGCTGGTGCAGGGGCTGGTCAAGTCGGTGGTCAACTCCACCACCAACAGCATGATGGGCGGGGTACGCAATCAACTGAATGCAGCCTGGACCAGCGAAGTGGTGAACATCTATCGCCAGTCCCTGGCCGGGCGTTATCCGATGTCGCCGGGCAGTGCGCGGGACGCGACGCTCGACGACTTCGGCCAGTTCTTCGGTGTGGGCGGGGTGATGGACAACTACTTCCGCAAATACCTGCAACCGTATGTGGATACCTCGACCCAGGCCTGGCGCTGGCAACCGGGCGCCGCGCAGAAGCTCGGTATTGCCCCTGGCGTGCTGCAAACCTTCCAGCGGGCAGCGACCATCCGGGATGCATTTTTCCGTTCCGGCGGCACCCAGCCGATGGTGCGCTTCGAACTCAAGCCAGTGACGATGGACGCCACTGTCACCCAGTTTTTGCTCGACCTCGATGGCCAGCAATTGAGCTACGACCACGGTCCGAGCCGCCCGACCTCCATGCAATGGCCCAACCCCGGCAGCATCGGCGTGGTGCGGATCTCGATCATGCCGCCTTCGGCCAACGGTCGTTCCGGCATCACCCTGGACGGGCCATGGGCGTGGTTTCGCCTGCTGGAGCAATCGGACCTGACGGCCGGCAATTCGCCGGATCGCTTCAACCTGCGACTGCGGGTCGACGGTGCCAGCGCCTCTTATGAACTGCGGGCCAACAGCGCCTTCAACCCGTTCAAGAGCCGTGTGCTCAGTGGTTTCAGCTTGCCGGAGCGGTTATGA